A section of the Dehalobacter sp. DCM genome encodes:
- a CDS encoding 2-methylaconitate cis-trans isomerase PrpF family protein, whose product MTFSEQERIYTVIMRSGTSKGIYLNENDLPQDQELRDKVILSLFGSPDPRQIDGLGGAEPLTSKLALVAPSNRPDADIDYTFGQVEINKPVIHYSGLCGNISAGVAPYAIEEGLVKAVEPVTSVRVYSTNNGQIFVTEVPVKNGKPQVLGDYALDGVPGTGAKINIDMSTTSGTVKGLLLPTRNVRDKIDVAGFGEIEISLIDVVNPCIFVRAADLGLRGDESPAEFNKNAQTIVVLENIRAKVAEEILGFKGWSQAEVRDPNPFIAFVSPAKSYINHLTKEEVAADDVDILSRVLFLGGMHQTHPGSISCVVGAAAVIPGTIANEASGFKEMAKTVRIGHPGGIIEVEAAVEKGEKEAYQLTRAVYSRTVRRLMDGYAYVPQTIFALE is encoded by the coding sequence ATGACTTTTAGTGAACAAGAACGAATTTATACGGTAATCATGCGATCAGGTACAAGCAAAGGAATCTATCTAAATGAAAATGACTTGCCTCAGGATCAAGAATTACGGGACAAGGTGATCCTGTCGCTTTTCGGCAGTCCGGATCCGAGGCAAATCGACGGTTTAGGCGGAGCTGAACCGCTTACAAGCAAGCTTGCGTTAGTTGCGCCATCCAATCGGCCGGATGCGGATATCGATTATACTTTCGGTCAGGTTGAAATCAACAAACCGGTGATTCATTATTCCGGGCTTTGCGGCAATATCTCGGCAGGTGTCGCGCCCTATGCCATTGAAGAAGGTTTAGTTAAAGCAGTTGAACCGGTAACTTCCGTACGGGTCTATTCTACGAATAACGGACAAATTTTTGTCACAGAAGTGCCTGTGAAGAACGGAAAACCTCAGGTACTTGGCGACTATGCGTTGGATGGTGTCCCAGGGACCGGTGCTAAAATAAATATTGATATGTCCACAACTTCGGGAACGGTGAAAGGCTTGCTTTTGCCAACCCGAAACGTCAGGGACAAGATTGATGTCGCAGGGTTCGGCGAAATTGAGATATCCCTGATCGACGTTGTCAATCCCTGTATTTTTGTCCGGGCAGCGGATTTAGGCTTAAGAGGTGATGAAAGCCCTGCCGAGTTCAATAAAAATGCGCAAACAATCGTCGTTCTGGAGAATATCCGGGCAAAAGTAGCCGAAGAAATACTTGGCTTCAAAGGGTGGAGCCAAGCCGAAGTCAGGGACCCCAATCCATTCATCGCGTTTGTCTCGCCAGCAAAATCGTATATCAATCATTTGACTAAAGAAGAGGTTGCTGCCGACGATGTGGATATATTGTCGCGCGTCTTGTTCCTTGGTGGGATGCATCAGACCCACCCCGGCAGTATTTCCTGCGTAGTAGGCGCTGCCGCTGTCATTCCGGGAACGATTGCCAATGAAGCCTCCGGGTTTAAAGAAATGGCCAAAACAGTGCGGATTGGCCATCCCGGAGGAATCATAGAAGTGGAAGCCGCTGTGGAAAAAGGGGAGAAAGAAGCTTATCAATTGACCAGGGCTGTTTACAGCAGAACGGTGCGCCGCTTGATGGATGGCTATGCCTATGTTCCCCAAACAATTTTTGCACTGGAATGA
- a CDS encoding aconitase/3-isopropylmalate dehydratase large subunit family protein produces MAINILDGNQQDACRLPMKGEKAMGMTMAEKILAAHAGRELVKPGDILTCKVDWAANHDMFFTVGGQTDFDKVIKIANPDRCIIFLDHAVPAPTTKDAEGGIKARRFAKKHGITKMFDVGDHGVIHQMLAERGFALPGKLIACGDSHTCAAGALNSAARGFGPADMLYTWCTGENWYQVAPTILYELTGALPEMVDGKDLFLYIAGVYGDAINKNVEFGGEGVANLSISQRQSVATMCAEINAEFAIFPCDEKLLDYIRDRAVEEFTPVAPDSDAHYHEIRKIDLSRLVPYVALPHFIPDNCQPVTAVEGMPVQQVLLGSCSNGRLEDLAVAAKILQGKKVASGVRMIVTPASQRVYLDALRAGYLETLVEAGAVVTNATCGACYGGHLGLIGSGERCLSTTTRNFKGRLGTPDSEVMLAAPATVAATALTGKITDPRNVQ; encoded by the coding sequence TTGGCAATAAATATTCTAGATGGCAATCAGCAGGATGCTTGTCGGTTGCCGATGAAGGGAGAAAAAGCGATGGGCATGACCATGGCAGAGAAAATACTTGCTGCCCATGCGGGCAGAGAGTTAGTTAAGCCTGGGGATATCCTGACTTGCAAAGTGGATTGGGCGGCGAACCATGATATGTTTTTTACTGTAGGCGGGCAGACAGATTTTGATAAAGTAATAAAAATCGCGAACCCCGACCGCTGTATTATCTTTTTAGATCATGCCGTACCGGCGCCAACGACCAAAGACGCTGAAGGCGGTATCAAAGCCCGGCGTTTTGCCAAGAAACATGGGATAACGAAAATGTTTGATGTGGGCGATCACGGAGTCATCCATCAGATGCTTGCCGAAAGGGGCTTTGCCCTACCCGGAAAGCTAATTGCCTGCGGTGATTCCCATACGTGTGCAGCAGGCGCACTAAATAGTGCAGCCAGGGGCTTTGGGCCTGCGGATATGCTGTATACCTGGTGTACCGGGGAAAATTGGTATCAGGTGGCACCGACAATCCTTTATGAATTAACGGGTGCTTTACCGGAAATGGTTGACGGTAAGGATTTATTTCTTTATATCGCCGGCGTTTACGGGGATGCAATCAATAAGAATGTCGAATTTGGCGGAGAGGGCGTTGCCAATCTATCCATTTCCCAAAGGCAGAGCGTCGCTACCATGTGTGCCGAAATCAACGCTGAGTTTGCGATTTTTCCGTGCGATGAGAAACTGCTTGACTATATCAGGGATAGAGCAGTTGAGGAATTTACCCCGGTAGCTCCTGATTCGGATGCGCACTATCATGAAATTCGCAAGATTGATCTTAGCCGCTTGGTTCCATATGTTGCTTTGCCTCACTTTATTCCGGACAATTGCCAACCGGTCACAGCAGTTGAAGGGATGCCGGTTCAGCAGGTTCTGTTAGGGTCGTGTTCCAATGGCCGGCTCGAAGACCTCGCTGTTGCGGCAAAAATCCTGCAAGGCAAGAAAGTCGCATCCGGTGTCCGGATGATTGTCACGCCTGCCTCTCAGCGAGTTTATCTCGATGCGCTGCGGGCAGGGTATCTGGAGACGCTGGTTGAAGCCGGAGCGGTAGTCACCAACGCTACGTGCGGGGCGTGTTACGGCGGACACCTCGGTTTGATCGGCAGTGGGGAACGATGCCTTTCCACGACGACCCGTAATTTTAAGGGCAGATTGGGCACTCCGGACAGCGAAGTCATGCTGGCGGCACCGGCAACAGTAGCAGCAACGGCTTTGACAGGAAAAATAACGGATCCGAGAAATGTACAATGA
- a CDS encoding LeuD/DmdB family oxidoreductase small subunit → MIITGRVWKFGNDINTDLIFPHAAFRVPPEEQIKLVFSDNRPGWAKQVQAGDILVAGRNFGTGSSRPGAVLLKRLGIGCLVANSINGLFFRNCISYGFPSLQCPNVFDAFEEGDIAIIDLLAGSVTNERTGQMLYGSALSESMVDTLKAGGIDELLRDKGYLE, encoded by the coding sequence ATGATCATCACAGGACGCGTTTGGAAATTCGGAAATGATATCAACACTGATTTGATTTTTCCGCATGCTGCTTTTCGTGTTCCGCCGGAAGAACAAATCAAATTGGTGTTCAGTGATAACCGGCCTGGATGGGCAAAACAGGTGCAAGCGGGTGATATTCTGGTTGCAGGGAGAAATTTTGGGACAGGTTCAAGCCGGCCCGGTGCCGTATTACTGAAACGTCTTGGCATTGGCTGTCTGGTTGCCAATAGTATCAATGGCCTTTTCTTCCGTAACTGCATTTCTTATGGTTTTCCATCCTTACAGTGTCCGAATGTCTTTGACGCTTTTGAGGAAGGTGATATTGCGATAATTGATTTGCTTGCAGGAAGTGTAACCAATGAAAGAACCGGTCAAATGTTGTACGGCAGCGCTTTATCGGAATCGATGGTAGATACCTTAAAAGCCGGCGGAATTGACGAACTATTAAGGGATAAAGGCTATCTTGAATAA
- a CDS encoding isocitrate lyase/PEP mutase family protein: MLKNPGKALRDLLQAPGIIMSPGAYDGISAQVSEQAGFPILYLSGAGASTSRIGEADIGLTTMTEIVDSARAIAMKANIPLMCDADTGYGNALNVIRTVHEMEMAGIAAIQLEDQVAPKRCGHLSGKDCIPAQEFVQKIKAAVKERFYEDTVIVARTDARAVYNLDAAMERGKMVMDAGADVLFIEAPQTLDEIELIGKTFGSQIPLLSNQVIGGKTPKLTAKEAEQLGYKIIIYPDVLCFGASVFLRRIADRILQVGHSWDAIPDTSDSRELFNTMGMQAWRELEHKYKD, encoded by the coding sequence ATGCTAAAAAATCCAGGAAAAGCATTACGTGATTTGCTGCAAGCCCCGGGTATAATTATGTCTCCGGGCGCCTATGACGGGATTTCCGCCCAGGTCTCGGAACAGGCTGGTTTTCCGATACTGTATCTGAGCGGTGCCGGTGCGTCAACAAGCCGAATCGGTGAGGCGGATATCGGACTTACGACCATGACGGAGATCGTTGATAGTGCTCGGGCCATAGCGATGAAAGCCAATATTCCACTGATGTGCGATGCGGATACCGGGTACGGAAATGCTCTGAATGTGATACGTACCGTCCATGAAATGGAAATGGCCGGTATTGCTGCTATCCAGTTGGAAGATCAAGTCGCGCCGAAACGGTGCGGACACCTTTCCGGGAAGGATTGTATCCCGGCGCAGGAGTTTGTCCAGAAAATCAAGGCAGCCGTAAAGGAAAGGTTTTATGAGGACACGGTGATCGTAGCACGGACGGATGCCCGTGCCGTTTATAACCTGGATGCCGCAATGGAGCGCGGAAAGATGGTTATGGATGCCGGTGCTGACGTTTTGTTTATTGAAGCACCGCAGACATTGGATGAGATTGAATTGATCGGTAAGACCTTCGGTTCTCAGATTCCGCTTTTATCCAATCAGGTCATTGGTGGAAAAACACCGAAACTCACAGCGAAAGAAGCGGAACAGCTCGGGTATAAAATTATTATCTATCCCGATGTCTTATGTTTTGGGGCTAGTGTATTCTTGCGCAGGATCGCCGATAGAATTCTTCAGGTAGGACACAGTTGGGATGCCATACCGGATACTTCTGACAGCCGGGAATTATTCAATACGATGGGGATGCAAGCCTGGAGAGAGTTGGAGCATAAATATAAAGATTAA
- a CDS encoding LysR family transcriptional regulator — protein sequence MNTKNLIYVLTVAEERSFSNAAKLLYISQPSLSQSISAIEKELGTPIFDRSSIPLSLTYAGEKYLKAATEILAIERKLNLEIEDILGNRSGRLVIGLSSLRCASIIPHIFPIFLKEFPGVELILKEGSNEKLTEMVVEGKADLALATPLDNREMDSVPLLKDNVLLAVYHDHPLIQNLSGQKSGAQNEFQQIDLTVFKEDPFILLSPENHVRNISDQIFTDYHIVPRIILESASIELAHRLVTQGMGLTFILESMINLYGLEEQSRYFQFTTGAYTHNLNICYRKDSYLSKIMLNFIRIAQTQTQQQFTAK from the coding sequence TTGAACACAAAGAATCTAATCTATGTGCTCACGGTAGCGGAAGAACGCAGCTTTTCCAACGCTGCCAAGTTACTTTATATTTCTCAGCCCTCTTTGAGTCAGAGTATCAGTGCTATTGAAAAAGAACTTGGCACTCCGATATTTGACCGCAGCTCGATTCCGTTATCTTTAACGTATGCCGGTGAAAAATACCTTAAAGCAGCAACCGAGATCCTCGCTATTGAACGAAAATTGAATCTGGAAATAGAAGATATTCTGGGCAACCGCAGCGGCAGGCTGGTAATCGGCTTATCCTCCTTGCGCTGTGCGAGTATAATTCCTCATATATTTCCTATTTTTTTAAAAGAATTTCCCGGAGTGGAATTAATTTTGAAGGAAGGTAGCAATGAAAAGTTAACGGAAATGGTTGTAGAGGGGAAAGCCGATTTAGCATTGGCAACACCATTAGATAACAGAGAAATGGACAGTGTCCCCTTATTAAAAGATAACGTTCTTCTTGCTGTTTATCATGACCATCCTCTCATCCAAAACCTCTCTGGGCAAAAATCGGGGGCACAGAATGAATTTCAACAAATTGATTTGACTGTCTTTAAAGAAGATCCATTCATTTTGCTTTCACCCGAGAATCATGTTCGGAATATTTCCGATCAGATCTTCACTGATTACCATATCGTCCCCCGAATTATATTGGAAAGCGCCAGCATTGAGCTGGCGCATCGTCTCGTTACCCAGGGCATGGGATTGACCTTTATCTTAGAATCCATGATTAATCTATATGGTCTTGAAGAACAATCCCGCTACTTTCAATTTACAACGGGCGCATATACTCACAATCTGAATATCTGCTACCGTAAGGATAGTTATCTATCTAAAATTATGCTAAATTTTATCCGTATCGCTCAAACCCAAACCCAACAACAGTTCACTGCCAAATAA
- a CDS encoding MmgE/PrpD family protein → MSEKPIARQIAEIGESLKLKDIDKRTIENAKIFMLDTLGCMLSGSQIQSAKSVRAAALNLTNEGEATIFGSGKKTNAMLAALANGTAGHSQDYDDDHREGIQHASVAVLPAVLALAEKHKKSGRDVLLAYIYGSDITIRAGEAFLGTTYYSGWHPTGTCGVFGATGGACKVLGLNADQTTNALGVAGSEAAGLGEFNQAGAWTKRFHAGHSAMGGVLASYMGEQDYFGPATVFEGRHGFLNGFSFKGTKEDPHPEGIYDAAKLTVNFGKKWEMADNSIKLHACCRFSNNLCDCAIDIFKQGCDFNQIESIHADVNQFTEYNLCYPEDLKRHPVNPVNAQFSLFYEIACGLVKGAVLPESFTEQAIKDERIARLSDLITWKVDPEFEAVYPERYPARVTVKTKDGKIYVGEVQYPKGDPEYPATKEEVTFKFLANAANTIGSVKAKRICELVDHIETLENIDELISCMY, encoded by the coding sequence ATGTCCGAAAAACCCATTGCACGTCAAATTGCTGAAATCGGCGAATCGCTGAAGCTAAAGGACATTGACAAGAGAACAATTGAAAATGCCAAAATATTTATGCTGGATACGCTTGGCTGTATGCTTTCTGGTTCCCAGATTCAATCGGCTAAGTCTGTCCGGGCTGCAGCTTTGAATTTAACGAATGAGGGCGAAGCAACGATTTTTGGCAGCGGGAAAAAAACAAATGCCATGTTGGCTGCATTAGCCAATGGGACAGCAGGGCATAGTCAGGATTATGATGACGATCATCGAGAAGGAATTCAACATGCTTCCGTCGCTGTTTTGCCTGCAGTTTTAGCGCTTGCTGAAAAACATAAAAAATCCGGCAGGGATGTTCTTTTAGCCTATATCTATGGATCGGATATCACCATTCGAGCAGGTGAAGCTTTCCTCGGAACGACCTATTACAGCGGATGGCATCCGACCGGAACCTGCGGCGTATTTGGTGCTACGGGAGGAGCCTGTAAGGTTCTTGGTTTGAATGCAGATCAAACCACTAATGCTCTTGGCGTTGCAGGCAGTGAAGCTGCCGGTTTAGGTGAATTCAATCAGGCCGGTGCTTGGACGAAGCGCTTTCATGCCGGACACTCTGCGATGGGCGGCGTCCTTGCATCCTATATGGGAGAACAGGATTACTTCGGCCCGGCGACTGTTTTCGAAGGACGGCATGGATTTTTGAATGGTTTCTCCTTCAAAGGAACGAAAGAAGATCCCCATCCGGAAGGAATCTATGATGCCGCTAAACTGACAGTCAATTTCGGTAAAAAGTGGGAAATGGCTGACAATAGTATCAAATTGCATGCTTGCTGCCGTTTCTCGAATAATCTGTGCGACTGCGCCATCGATATTTTCAAACAGGGATGTGACTTCAATCAGATTGAATCGATCCATGCGGATGTCAATCAGTTTACAGAGTACAACCTTTGCTACCCAGAAGATCTGAAAAGACACCCGGTAAATCCTGTTAATGCGCAATTCTCACTCTTTTATGAAATTGCCTGCGGTTTAGTTAAAGGCGCAGTCCTGCCAGAATCTTTCACCGAACAGGCGATAAAAGATGAAAGAATAGCCCGTTTGAGTGACCTGATTACCTGGAAAGTCGATCCGGAGTTTGAGGCAGTTTATCCGGAACGCTATCCGGCACGTGTGACGGTTAAAACCAAAGACGGTAAGATCTATGTTGGTGAAGTGCAGTATCCAAAAGGAGACCCAGAATATCCTGCAACCAAAGAAGAAGTGACCTTTAAATTCTTGGCAAACGCGGCGAATACCATCGGTTCTGTAAAAGCAAAAAGAATATGCGAATTGGTCGACCATATTGAAACACTCGAGAACATTGATGAATTAATTTCCTGCATGTACTAA
- a CDS encoding N-acyl homoserine lactonase family protein → MQDTFTIHPLRVGTIQRKKGNMAYQCLGDVLLEFPLITYYLEGNGHKIIVDTGGSIPEGERWQPYSRLEEEELDYALLAIGVLPEEIDLVILTHLHWDHAGNNRLFPNARFVVQKKELDYLLAPEPKIKAGFETDLVMETKYDTVDGDCEIIPGISVLLTPGHTTGMQCVVVKTASGQYVLGGDLITLFENWEAIPHIPGGVHYDLSVVMESLNKIDKLNAKVLPGHDPKVFERKIYP, encoded by the coding sequence GTGCAAGATACATTTACAATCCATCCGCTGCGTGTCGGTACCATCCAACGAAAAAAGGGGAATATGGCGTATCAGTGCTTAGGAGACGTCCTGCTTGAGTTCCCACTGATAACCTATTATCTAGAGGGTAATGGCCATAAAATCATAGTCGATACAGGCGGAAGTATTCCTGAAGGCGAAAGATGGCAGCCTTATTCCCGGTTGGAGGAAGAAGAATTGGATTACGCGCTATTGGCCATCGGCGTATTACCCGAAGAGATCGATCTCGTCATCCTGACGCATCTGCATTGGGATCATGCCGGCAATAACCGCTTGTTTCCAAATGCCCGTTTTGTCGTTCAAAAAAAAGAATTGGATTATCTTCTTGCACCTGAACCAAAGATCAAGGCAGGGTTTGAAACGGATCTGGTTATGGAGACGAAGTACGATACGGTTGACGGAGACTGCGAAATTATTCCTGGCATCTCTGTTCTTTTAACTCCCGGGCATACGACAGGCATGCAATGTGTCGTTGTTAAAACAGCTTCAGGCCAATATGTTTTAGGTGGGGATCTGATTACGTTGTTCGAGAACTGGGAAGCGATACCCCATATTCCTGGAGGCGTTCATTATGATTTGAGCGTCGTCATGGAAAGTTTGAACAAAATAGACAAACTTAATGCCAAAGTACTTCCAGGACATGATCCCAAAGTATTCGAGCGAAAGATCTATCCATAA
- a CDS encoding molybdopterin-dependent oxidoreductase, with protein MEREWKKEQPNGSYTVRTCGWSPPGDHPVGCGMKLFIKDGKLIKVEGDPEHPISKGRLCVRCLSLPEYVHHPQRIIYPMKRVGNRGEDKWQRISWDEAWDIIVDKINHFTNTYGAESIVVFGGTGREACLYYYPLGFSSIGTPNVCYPLSGWSCYGPRCAITDYILGAGYPEIDFAGTFPDRYDNPAYTLPKYIVLWGKNPLMSNPDGFYGHSLIDMMKRGTKLICVDPRRHWLSTRAEHLLQLRPGTDTALALGLLNVIINEDLYDHDFVENWTYGFEDLKERVQEYPPEKVAEITWVQKEKIIEVARIIGTNHPTAIQWGLAVDENPNGVQLGHSILALSAITGNLDVPGGITLGPPAALLGKWRVETRSQMPEELWDKRIGAKEWPALSTALATTHPDETLDTLETGKPYKLRMGWFNSSNFITPTCSAQPDRWYRALKSLEFNVVQDTFMTPTAMAFADIFLPLPTFAEHDGVVLTHFGRNSIFLGAMNKAFEVGECKSDIEVCMELGKRLHPEHWPWNSAEEFFNDQLKPEIGIDFNDLREQGVFQPSYTYKKYEKGMLRSDGEPGFETVSGKVELHSLMFEMWGEDPLPYYKEPAYSPYSTPELFQEYPLILTTGARTFTSFHSEHRQVPSLREITPDPICEIHPDTAKSLGIKEGDWVYLENMYGKAKEKAHLTLTINPKVVHAAHGWWYPEKPAAEPSLFGVWESNVNTLVPHKHIGKLGFGAPFKSIICKVYKVED; from the coding sequence ATGGAAAGAGAATGGAAAAAAGAACAACCCAACGGTAGTTATACAGTCAGAACCTGTGGTTGGTCGCCTCCGGGAGATCATCCGGTAGGCTGCGGCATGAAGCTGTTCATTAAGGACGGGAAACTGATTAAAGTTGAGGGTGACCCGGAGCATCCGATCAGCAAAGGCAGACTTTGTGTACGATGTCTCTCTTTGCCCGAATATGTCCATCATCCTCAACGGATTATTTACCCAATGAAACGTGTTGGCAACAGAGGGGAAGACAAATGGCAGCGGATATCCTGGGATGAAGCCTGGGACATTATCGTCGATAAAATCAACCATTTCACAAATACTTACGGTGCAGAGTCCATTGTTGTCTTTGGCGGCACCGGAAGAGAAGCTTGCCTGTATTACTATCCGCTGGGATTCTCATCGATTGGGACACCCAATGTGTGTTATCCGTTAAGCGGTTGGTCTTGCTACGGACCGCGCTGCGCAATTACGGACTATATCCTGGGGGCGGGCTATCCTGAGATCGACTTTGCAGGCACCTTCCCTGATCGTTATGATAATCCGGCTTATACTTTGCCTAAGTACATTGTCCTTTGGGGTAAAAACCCGTTAATGTCCAATCCGGACGGCTTTTACGGACATTCCTTGATCGATATGATGAAACGGGGCACGAAGTTAATCTGTGTTGATCCCAGGAGGCATTGGCTGTCGACAAGAGCAGAGCATCTCCTACAGCTGCGCCCAGGAACGGACACAGCCCTCGCCCTTGGTTTATTAAATGTTATTATTAACGAAGATCTGTATGACCATGATTTTGTAGAGAACTGGACCTACGGTTTTGAGGACTTAAAAGAACGGGTTCAAGAGTATCCGCCGGAAAAAGTCGCGGAGATTACTTGGGTACAGAAGGAAAAGATAATTGAAGTAGCCCGCATCATCGGCACGAATCACCCGACCGCGATCCAATGGGGACTGGCAGTGGATGAAAATCCGAACGGCGTTCAACTCGGACATTCTATCCTGGCTCTCAGCGCGATTACCGGCAATCTGGATGTACCGGGCGGCATTACGCTTGGTCCACCGGCAGCACTGTTGGGGAAATGGCGCGTGGAAACCCGCAGTCAGATGCCTGAAGAACTTTGGGATAAGAGAATCGGTGCCAAAGAGTGGCCAGCTCTGTCGACGGCTTTGGCAACGACGCATCCGGACGAAACACTGGATACGTTGGAAACCGGTAAACCGTACAAGCTTAGAATGGGCTGGTTCAACAGCAGCAACTTCATTACACCAACCTGTTCCGCCCAGCCGGATAGATGGTACCGTGCCCTTAAATCATTGGAATTCAATGTTGTGCAGGATACCTTCATGACCCCGACTGCCATGGCTTTTGCCGATATCTTCCTGCCGCTGCCGACCTTTGCCGAGCATGACGGCGTCGTCTTGACTCACTTTGGCCGAAATTCTATTTTCTTGGGCGCGATGAATAAAGCGTTTGAAGTCGGGGAATGCAAGTCGGATATTGAAGTCTGCATGGAACTTGGAAAACGCTTGCACCCTGAGCACTGGCCTTGGAATAGCGCAGAGGAATTCTTTAATGATCAGCTGAAACCGGAAATCGGTATTGATTTTAACGATTTGCGGGAGCAGGGTGTGTTTCAGCCTAGCTATACCTATAAGAAATATGAAAAAGGAATGCTGCGGTCTGACGGAGAACCCGGTTTCGAAACTGTAAGCGGTAAGGTAGAGCTTCATTCCCTCATGTTCGAAATGTGGGGCGAAGATCCGCTGCCCTATTACAAAGAGCCGGCTTACAGTCCCTACAGCACACCAGAGCTCTTCCAAGAGTACCCGCTTATCCTGACCACAGGAGCCAGAACCTTTACCTCCTTCCATTCCGAACATCGACAAGTTCCAAGTTTACGGGAGATCACACCAGATCCGATTTGCGAGATCCATCCGGATACGGCAAAGAGCCTGGGGATCAAAGAAGGGGATTGGGTCTATCTGGAAAACATGTACGGCAAGGCTAAAGAAAAAGCGCACTTAACGCTGACAATCAATCCAAAGGTAGTTCACGCGGCGCATGGCTGGTGGTACCCTGAAAAGCCGGCTGCTGAACCGAGCCTTTTCGGAGTCTGGGAGTCCAATGTCAATACGCTTGTGCCGCATAAACATATCGGCAAACTCGGATTTGGCGCTCCCTTCAAGAGCATTATCTGTAAAGTCTACAAAGTCGAAGACTAG
- a CDS encoding 4Fe-4S dicluster domain-containing protein, with the protein MRYGLLVDYEYCTGCHSCEVSCKNEKKIPHGQYGIKLTEVGPFKITEDNWEWNYIPAPTQLCDVCEDRVARGEKPACVLHCLGLAMDYGPVDELAKKMDAKGKKVVMFVP; encoded by the coding sequence ATGAGATATGGCTTACTGGTTGATTATGAATATTGTACCGGCTGTCACAGCTGTGAAGTGTCCTGCAAAAATGAGAAAAAAATCCCGCACGGGCAATATGGGATTAAGCTGACGGAAGTCGGACCATTCAAAATAACCGAAGATAACTGGGAGTGGAACTATATCCCGGCACCTACCCAGCTGTGTGATGTTTGTGAAGACCGTGTTGCCAGAGGTGAAAAACCTGCCTGCGTTCTGCATTGTCTTGGTTTAGCCATGGACTACGGCCCGGTAGATGAGCTGGCAAAGAAAATGGATGCAAAAGGCAAAAAGGTTGTTATGTTTGTGCCGTGA
- a CDS encoding methyl-accepting chemotaxis protein, with protein MRDDSTILESYAEVAAQLKDLVNQDLMVIITDKEQIVSYFGGEKMKLHQGSAIIGIPLEPKDPLREVMRTGKRTVHLVSKELQGFAFASISNPIRGANGDIIGGIGVAISLEKEEKIEEISHLLAVTLQEVNAGLQDVARGSQGLSNQINTIVNSASVSEAKINEINHVISAITDIAAHSNLLGLNAAIEAARAGEEGRGFSVVAEEMRKLAAQSKESANVITRILNEMRDAIESIISEINAVSTIAESQAAATEEITASLDEVSRQSQSMAEYSKVNLQ; from the coding sequence ATGAGAGATGATAGCACGATATTAGAAAGCTATGCGGAAGTTGCAGCACAGCTAAAGGATCTCGTTAATCAGGATTTAATGGTGATTATTACCGACAAAGAACAAATCGTGTCTTATTTTGGCGGAGAAAAAATGAAGTTACACCAAGGATCTGCTATTATAGGTATCCCTTTGGAGCCAAAGGATCCTTTACGGGAAGTCATGCGAACAGGCAAGCGTACTGTTCATCTTGTATCAAAAGAGTTGCAGGGATTTGCCTTTGCTTCAATCTCTAATCCGATCCGTGGTGCAAACGGAGATATCATCGGAGGCATCGGTGTTGCAATAAGTTTAGAGAAAGAAGAAAAAATCGAAGAAATTTCCCATCTTTTAGCCGTAACACTGCAAGAAGTCAATGCCGGATTGCAGGATGTGGCCAGAGGTTCTCAGGGCCTTTCCAATCAAATTAATACCATAGTCAATTCTGCAAGCGTATCTGAAGCCAAAATCAATGAGATTAACCATGTCATCAGTGCCATTACCGATATCGCCGCTCATTCCAATCTGCTTGGTCTCAATGCAGCCATTGAAGCTGCTCGGGCAGGCGAAGAAGGCCGTGGTTTTTCCGTTGTAGCTGAGGAAATGCGCAAACTGGCAGCTCAGAGCAAGGAGTCGGCGAATGTGATAACCCGGATCCTTAATGAGATGCGCGATGCGATCGAATCCATTATCTCGGAAATTAACGCTGTGAGTACAATTGCTGAAAGCCAAGCTGCTGCAACGGAAGAAATCACGGCATCACTCGATGAAGTCAGCCGGCAATCGCAAAGTATGGCGGAGTATTCTAAGGTTAACTTGCAGTAG